In one Solanum dulcamara chromosome 1, daSolDulc1.2, whole genome shotgun sequence genomic region, the following are encoded:
- the LOC129901045 gene encoding 40S ribosomal protein S18: MSLVANEDFQHILRVQNTNVDGKQKIMFAMTSIKGIGRRFANIACKKADIDMNKRAGELTAAELDSLMVVVANPRQFKIPDWFLNRQKDYKDGKFSQVTSNALDMKLRDDLERLKKIRNHRGLRHYWGLRVRGQHTKTTGRRGKTVGVSKKR; this comes from the exons ATG TCTCTGGTCGCAAATGAAGATTTTCAGCACATTCTTCGTGTGCAAAACACAAATGTTGATGGAAAGCAGAAGATCATGTTCGCTATGACCTCTATCAAAGGTATCGGTCGCCGTTTTGCTAACATTGCCTGCAAAAAAGCCGATATCGATATGAATAAGAG GGCCGGTGAGCTGACTGCTGCAGAGCTTGACAGCTTGATGGTGGTTGTGGCTAATCCTCGCCAATTCAAAATCCCAGATTGGTTTTTGAACAGACAGAAGGATTACAAGGATGGCAAGTTTTCCCAAGTTACATCTAATGCCCTTGACATGAAACTTAGGGATGACTTGGAACGGCTGAAGAAGATCAG GAATCACCGTGGTTTACGTCACTATTGGGGCCTCCGTGTCCGTGGTCAGCACACAAAGACCACTGGCCGCAGGGGGAAGACTGTTGGTGTCTCCAAGAAGAGATAA